A single region of the Lotus japonicus ecotype B-129 chromosome 4, LjGifu_v1.2 genome encodes:
- the LOC130711431 gene encoding cytochrome P450 CYP736A12-like, with translation MLLMLPSIPLLLLFTFTTLILSATLFRRRKHGRRRPPGPRGLPVIGNLHRLGKLPHRTLQALAKLYGPIMSLQLGQVPTVIVSSSEAAEQFLKTHDLVFSSRHRIQATQYIAYGSKGLVFSEYGPYWRNMRKLCTLQLLTSSKVESFAPLRMREVQVAVKSLEKAATASEVVDLSEVVNNLLEDIVYKMVLGCSKDDEFDLKGLIQRGMNLSGTFNLADYVPCLGVLDLQGLKRSFKETSKGIDQVLEKIIQEHESGSNVQNGGHHKDFTDILLSHMNQPIDSNDEHSHVIDRTHIKAIILDMIAGAFETAATVVEWALSELLRHPRVMKNLQDELDNVVGLNKLVEEDDLAKLNYLDAVINEALRLYPPGPLVPRESIEDAMVHGYFIEKKSRIILNLWAIGRDSKIWSDNAEEFYPERFTNNSSDFRGHDFKFIPFGYGRRGCPGMNLGIVTVKLVVAQLVHCFSWKLPPHTSPIDLDMSEKFGLTIPRVKHLFGVPTYRLMRETLDRSS, from the exons ATGTTGCTAATGCTTCCTTCGATTCCCCTGCTCCTCCTTTTCACATTCACTACCCTCATTCTCTCCGCCACCTTGTTCCGCCGCCGCAAACATGGTCGGAGACGTCCACCGGGTCCACGGGGTTTGCCGGTGATCGGCAACCTCCACAGGTTAGGGAAGCTCCCTCACCGCACCCTACAAGCCTTAGCCAAACTATATGGACCCATCATGTCCCTTCAGCTCGGACAGGTCCCAACCGTTATAGTCTCTTCCTCTGAAGCTGCAGAGCAATTCCTGAAAACCCACGACCTCGTTTTCTCTAGCCGGCACAGAATCCAAGCCACCCAGTACATCGCTTATGGCTCCAAAGGCTTGGTGTTTTCTGAATATGGTCCTTACTGGCGTAACATGAGGAAGCTCTGCACCCTGCAACTTCTCACATCTTCCAAAGTTGAGTCGTTTGCACCTTTGAGGATGAGGGAGGTGCAAGTAGCGGTGAAGTCGCTTGAGAAAGCTGCGACGGCGAGTGAGGTCGTTGACCTTAGCGAGGTGGTGAACAACCTTTTGGAGGACATTGTGTACAAAATGGTGTTGGGGTGTAGTAAGGATGATGAGTTTGACTTGAAGGGGCTTATTCAACGTGGTATGAACCTCAGTGGAACCTTTAATCTTGCAGATTATGTGCCTTGTCTTGGAGTTTTGGACCTTCAG GGATTGAAACGAAGCTTTAAGGAAACTAGTAAAGGAATTGATCAAGTGTTGGAGAAGATCATTCAGGAGCATGAAAGTGGTTCAAATGTGCAAAATGGTGGGCACCATAAGGACTTCACAGACATTTTACTCTCACATATGAACCAACCTATTGATTCCAATGATGAACATAGTCATGTCATTGATCGAACTCACATTAAGGCTATCATCTTAGATATGATTGCTGGGGCATTTGAAACTGCTGCAACTGTTGTGGAGTGGGCTTTATCTGAGCTCCTGAGACATCCAAGAGTGATGAAAAACCTTCAAGATGAGCTAGATAATGTGGTTGGACTGAACAAactggtggaggaggatgattTAGCAAAGCTGAATTACTTGGATGCTGTGATTAATGAGGCATTAAGATTATATCCTCCGGGACCACTAGTCCCTCGTGAGTCAATAGAGGATGCTATGGTTCATGGTTATTTCATAGAGAAAAAGTCAAGAATCATCTTAAATTTATGGGCTATAGGAAGAGATTCTAAGATATGGTCGGATAATGCTGAAGAATTTTATCCTGAGAGATTCACCAATAACAGTTCAGACTTTCGGGGACATGACTTCAAATTTATACCTTTTGGTTATGGTCGCAGAGGATGCCCTGGCATGAACTTAGGCATAGTTACGGTTAAACTTGTTGTTGCTCAATTAGTACATTGCTTTTCTTGGAAGCTTCCACCCCATACAAGTCCAATAGACTTGGACATGAGTGAGAAATTTGGCCTCACAATACCAAGAGTTAAACACTTGTTTGGTGTGCCAACATATCGTCTTATGAGGGAAACACTTGACAGATCAAGCTGA
- the LOC130711429 gene encoding aluminum-activated malate transporter 9-like: MAAPPPPKLAKSKSFLHSLTEKKERLLPMNGGGGGYSQIGIGEDDEKQSMVVKWRKKMKQIAEKAWEMGRSDPRKVIFAAKMGLALTLISLLIFLKEPFKDMSRYSVWAILTVVVVFEFSIGATLSKGFNRGLGTLSAGGLALGVAELSAMAGEWEELIIIISIFITGFCASYAKQYPTLKPYEYGFRVFLITYCFITVSGYRTGEFLNTAIHRFLLIALGAAVSLGVNIFIFPIWAGEDLHNLVAKNFMGVATSLEGVVNHYLNCVEYKKVPSKILTYQASDDPVYDGYRSAVESTSKEDALMGFAVWEPPHGHYKMLRYPWKNYVKVSGALRHCAFMVMALHGCILSEIQAPAEKRLVFHSELKRLGSGGAKVLRELGNKIKKMEKLGPEDLLYEVHEAAEELQQKIDKKSYLLVNSERWEIGNRPREEVDPQGLFTMHEERNLLDCKSLSEAVLDLSSVEVPKSWEGHLTSASQENNPALLASVASENKFRKQMSWPAHVYHKPDAMTKEELRTYESASALSLATFTSLLIEFVARLQNVVDSFEELGEKANFKDPLEQQEPVIPGFWTRLFNCCFTFKH; encoded by the exons atggcTGCCCCTCCTCCTCCAAAGTTGGCCAAATCCAAGTCCTTCCTTCACAGCTTAACGGAGAAGAAGGAGAGGCTGCTTCCCATGAAtggcggcggtggcggctaCTCCCAGATAGGgattggtgaagatgatgagaaGCAGAGTATGGTGGTGAAGTGGCGTAAGAAGATGAAGCAAATCGCTGAGAAGGCTTGGGAGATGGGTCGCTCTGATCCAAGGAAGGTTATCTTCGCTGCTAAAATGGGTCTTGCTCTCACTCTCATCTCCCTTTTGATCTTCCTCAAAGAACCCTTCAAGGATATGAGCCGCTACTCTGTTTGGGCTATTCTCACTGTTGTTGTTGTCTTTGAATTCAGTATAG GGGCAACTCTCAGCAAGGGGTTTAACAGAGGATTAGGAACCTTATCAGCTGGAGGACTTGCTCTTGGAGTGGCAGAGTTATCAGCAATGGCTGGAGAATGGGAAGAACTTATAATTATTATCAGCATCTTCATTACAG GATTTTGTGCCTCCTATGCCAAACAGTACCCGACTTTGAAGCCTTATGAATATGGGTTCCGTGTGTTCTTGATCACATATTGCTTCATCACAGTATCTGGGTATCGAACAGGGGAATTTTTGAATACAGCTATACATAGATTTTTGCTTATTGCACTTGGTGCTGCTGTGTCTTTGGGAGTAAACATCTTTATATTCCCAATCTGGGCTGGTGAGGATCTGCATAATCTCGTGGCAAAAAATTTCATGGGTGTTGCTACATCTTTGGAAG GAGTTGTCAATCACTACCTCAATTGTGTTGAATACAAGAAAGTGCCATCGAAAATTCTGACTTACCAAGCTTCTGATGATCCGGTTTACGACGGCTACAGATCCGCTGTTGAATCTACAAGCAAAGAGGATGCATTG ATGGGATTTGCTGTTTGGGAGCCACCTCATGGTCATTACAAAATGCTTAGATATCCATGGAAGAATTATGTGAAAGTAAGTGGAGCTTTAAGGCATTGTGCATTTATGGTCATGGCCTTGCACGGATGCATACTTTCTGAAATTCAG GCTCCAGCTGAGAAGAGACTTGTTTTTCATAGTGAGCTTAAGAGGCTAGGTTCTGGAGGGGCCAAAGTGTTACGTGAACttggaaacaaaattaagaagaTGGAAAAACTAGGCCCTGAAGACTTGTTGTATGAAGTGCATGAGGCAGCAGAAGAATTGCAACAGAAGATTGATAAAAAATCTTACCTTCTTGTAAATTCAGAGAGATGGGAAATTGGAAACAGGCCAAGAGAGGAGGTTGATCCTCAAGGTCTCTTTACCATGCATGAAGAAAGAAATCTCCTGGATTGTAAGTCTCTGAGTGAAGCTGTGCTTGATCTTAGTTCAGTTGAAGTTCCAAAAAGTTGGGAAGGACACTTAACTTCAGCCTCTCAAGAAAATAACCCCGCTTTGCTTGCATCTGTTGCTTCTGAAAACAAGTTCAGGAAACAGATGTCTTGGCCCGCTCATGTTTATCATAAACCAGATGCAATGACAAAAGAAGAATTAAGAACCTACGAAAGTGCTAGTGCACTATCTCTAGCAACATTTACATCACTTCTGATTGAATTTGTAGCAAGGCTTCAAAATGTAGTGGACTCATTTGAAGAATTAGGCGAAAAAGCGAACTTTAAAGACCCGCTTGAGCAACAAGAACCAGTAATACCGGGATTTTGGACCAGATTGTTTAACTGCTGCTTCACATTCAAGCATTGA